A region of Lathamus discolor isolate bLatDis1 chromosome 14, bLatDis1.hap1, whole genome shotgun sequence DNA encodes the following proteins:
- the FAM222B gene encoding protein FAM222B isoform X1 yields the protein MLACLPGPGDLSFQLLSYTQMNTGLQKWDTTQKMRSAQYPTPAELDAYAKKVANNPLTIKIFPNSVKVPQRKHIRRTVNGLDTSGQRYSPYPSQATTKTGLLAIVKSPAKGIIKDFDGTRTRLLPEAMMNPPSTPYVAPSTLTHPQALARQQALQHAQTLQHPQSIPQPQTLQHPQGIPQPQSLPHPQGIPQPQALPHPQNMQQPQGLQHPQTMAHQTLQHPPNPLLQPGLHGSRKMPDADAPPNVTVSTSTIPLSMAATLQQNQPPDLSSIVHQINQFCQARAGISTTSVCEGQIANPSPISRNLLINASTRVSTHNVPTPMPSCVVNPVDHAAAAIPPASVNVPMVNINRVPPAYQNEIKSVAWNQHQLAHLQQMCGDAAGPAGLAGKHPQREITGQSFPVKTSNYPQELCMGQSFSLKPPIEKPTPSPPVNGLQGPLPYTNGHYFQPIWNNILPTPNSDSSGSQDLAMPFHGGQPAGAPLDCAGGTHYRAGAGPSSQNNVMQTMDYLSGDFQPSCFRDQSMAVLGKVHRPPMNRAPEPTDSRNLHIQHPGYR from the coding sequence GGGACACTACACAGAAAATGAGATCTGCACAGTATCCTACCCCAGCAGAATTGGATGCTTATGCTAAGAAGGTCGCCAACAACCCACTGACTATAAAAATCTTTCCAAACAGTGTCAAGGTTCCCCAGAGGAAACACATACGCCGTACTGTGAACGGACTTGATACTTCGGGCCAGAGGTACAGTCCTTACCCATCTCAGGCCACCACCAAAACAGGCCTCCTGGCGATAGTCAAATCTCCAGCAAAAGGAATTATCAAAGACTTTGACGGGACACGCACGCGTCTGCTGCCGGAAGCGATGATGAATCCCCCTTCCACCCCTTACGTTGCACCTAGCACTTTAACCCACCCCCAGGCGCTTGCTCGCCAGCAGGCTCTCCAGCATGCACAGACTTTGCAGCACCCCCAGAGTATCCCGCAGCCACAGACTTTGCAGCACCCTCAGGGTATACCCCAGCCACAAAGCTTACCGCACCCTCAGGGGATCCCGCAGCCGCAGGCGCTGCCGCACCCTCAGAACATGCAGCAGCCTCAGGGCTTGCAGCATCCTCAGACCATGGCACACCAGACTCTGCAGCACCCCCCAAATCCTTTGCTGCAGCCGGGTTTACATGGAAGCAGAAAGATGCCGGATGCAGACGCGCCGCCGAATGTGACCGTGTCTACCTCAACCATTCCCCTCTCTATGGCTGCCACCCTGCAGCAGAACCAGCCACCGGACCTGAGCAGCATTGTGCACCAGATTAACCAGTTCTGCCAGGCCAGAGCTGGCATTAGCACTACCTCAGTGTGTGAGGGACAGATTGCAAACCCCAGCCCTATAAGTCGCAACCTGCTTATCAATGCAAGTACCAGGGTATCTACTCACAATGTCCCTACACCCATGCCTTCCTGTGTAGTTAACCCTGTAgatcatgctgctgctgctattccTCCTGCCTCTGTTAATGTGCCCATGGTGAATATTAACAGGGTGCCGCCCGCGTACCAGAACGAAATCAAATCGGTTGCGTGGAACCAgcaccagcttgcacatctgcagcaaatgtgtggggatgctgctgggcctGCTGGACTCGCAGGGAAGCACCCTCAGAGAGAGATCACCGGGCAGAGCTTCCCTGTCAAAACTTCAAACTACCCTCAAGAACTGTGCATGGGCCAGTCCTTCAGCTTGAAGCCCCCCATCGAGAAGCCTACACCTTCTCCACCTGTGAACGGGTTGCAGGGACCCTTGCCATATACCAATGGGCACTATTTCCAGCCCATCTGGAATAACATTCTGCCCACACCCAACAGTGACAGCTCTGGGTCCCAGGACCTCGCCATGCCTTTCCACGGGGGACAGCCAGCAGGAGCACCGCTAGATTGTGCAGGAGGAACTCATTACAGAGCTGGAGCTGGCCCATCCAGCCAGAATAATGTGATGCAGACCATGGATTACCTAAGTGGGGACTTCCAGCCATCCTGCTTCAGAGATCAGAGCATGGCCGTGCTGGGAAAAGTCCATCGGCCTCCCATGAACCGAGCACCTGAACCAACCGATAGTCGAAATCTTCATATTCAACACCCAGGGTATAGATAG
- the FAM222B gene encoding protein FAM222B isoform X2 — MRSAQYPTPAELDAYAKKVANNPLTIKIFPNSVKVPQRKHIRRTVNGLDTSGQRYSPYPSQATTKTGLLAIVKSPAKGIIKDFDGTRTRLLPEAMMNPPSTPYVAPSTLTHPQALARQQALQHAQTLQHPQSIPQPQTLQHPQGIPQPQSLPHPQGIPQPQALPHPQNMQQPQGLQHPQTMAHQTLQHPPNPLLQPGLHGSRKMPDADAPPNVTVSTSTIPLSMAATLQQNQPPDLSSIVHQINQFCQARAGISTTSVCEGQIANPSPISRNLLINASTRVSTHNVPTPMPSCVVNPVDHAAAAIPPASVNVPMVNINRVPPAYQNEIKSVAWNQHQLAHLQQMCGDAAGPAGLAGKHPQREITGQSFPVKTSNYPQELCMGQSFSLKPPIEKPTPSPPVNGLQGPLPYTNGHYFQPIWNNILPTPNSDSSGSQDLAMPFHGGQPAGAPLDCAGGTHYRAGAGPSSQNNVMQTMDYLSGDFQPSCFRDQSMAVLGKVHRPPMNRAPEPTDSRNLHIQHPGYR, encoded by the coding sequence ATGAGATCTGCACAGTATCCTACCCCAGCAGAATTGGATGCTTATGCTAAGAAGGTCGCCAACAACCCACTGACTATAAAAATCTTTCCAAACAGTGTCAAGGTTCCCCAGAGGAAACACATACGCCGTACTGTGAACGGACTTGATACTTCGGGCCAGAGGTACAGTCCTTACCCATCTCAGGCCACCACCAAAACAGGCCTCCTGGCGATAGTCAAATCTCCAGCAAAAGGAATTATCAAAGACTTTGACGGGACACGCACGCGTCTGCTGCCGGAAGCGATGATGAATCCCCCTTCCACCCCTTACGTTGCACCTAGCACTTTAACCCACCCCCAGGCGCTTGCTCGCCAGCAGGCTCTCCAGCATGCACAGACTTTGCAGCACCCCCAGAGTATCCCGCAGCCACAGACTTTGCAGCACCCTCAGGGTATACCCCAGCCACAAAGCTTACCGCACCCTCAGGGGATCCCGCAGCCGCAGGCGCTGCCGCACCCTCAGAACATGCAGCAGCCTCAGGGCTTGCAGCATCCTCAGACCATGGCACACCAGACTCTGCAGCACCCCCCAAATCCTTTGCTGCAGCCGGGTTTACATGGAAGCAGAAAGATGCCGGATGCAGACGCGCCGCCGAATGTGACCGTGTCTACCTCAACCATTCCCCTCTCTATGGCTGCCACCCTGCAGCAGAACCAGCCACCGGACCTGAGCAGCATTGTGCACCAGATTAACCAGTTCTGCCAGGCCAGAGCTGGCATTAGCACTACCTCAGTGTGTGAGGGACAGATTGCAAACCCCAGCCCTATAAGTCGCAACCTGCTTATCAATGCAAGTACCAGGGTATCTACTCACAATGTCCCTACACCCATGCCTTCCTGTGTAGTTAACCCTGTAgatcatgctgctgctgctattccTCCTGCCTCTGTTAATGTGCCCATGGTGAATATTAACAGGGTGCCGCCCGCGTACCAGAACGAAATCAAATCGGTTGCGTGGAACCAgcaccagcttgcacatctgcagcaaatgtgtggggatgctgctgggcctGCTGGACTCGCAGGGAAGCACCCTCAGAGAGAGATCACCGGGCAGAGCTTCCCTGTCAAAACTTCAAACTACCCTCAAGAACTGTGCATGGGCCAGTCCTTCAGCTTGAAGCCCCCCATCGAGAAGCCTACACCTTCTCCACCTGTGAACGGGTTGCAGGGACCCTTGCCATATACCAATGGGCACTATTTCCAGCCCATCTGGAATAACATTCTGCCCACACCCAACAGTGACAGCTCTGGGTCCCAGGACCTCGCCATGCCTTTCCACGGGGGACAGCCAGCAGGAGCACCGCTAGATTGTGCAGGAGGAACTCATTACAGAGCTGGAGCTGGCCCATCCAGCCAGAATAATGTGATGCAGACCATGGATTACCTAAGTGGGGACTTCCAGCCATCCTGCTTCAGAGATCAGAGCATGGCCGTGCTGGGAAAAGTCCATCGGCCTCCCATGAACCGAGCACCTGAACCAACCGATAGTCGAAATCTTCATATTCAACACCCAGGGTATAGATAG